TATCTCGTAGTGGATTGCtcgtttcggctccaaatcaccaaatcttcaacttttcaaaaaccgtaaatcgaggtattccgacttagtttttgttaaaactcgtataaaaatgcatattagttatttttaatgtGTTCTATGTTGTTTTATGATTGTTTTACGATTtaactaatttgttatttttatccggactaggatattagtgtgctaaaaaaattagtaaaaatagagaaattattattagtcattaaaaaaatattaattagttactttttactgtggtatatgtattttcgtgaatgttttgtgattaaatttatttattatttttatccggtttagattatttatttgcttaaagactagtaaaatagataaattgttaCTTTAGTTCCCTCTAATGGTATCTTGTGGCCTAATGTAGTGCTTGTACTTGTAATGTTGttcccttttagcgtagtaaaatgtagtgccctttagcgtagtgttcttgtagttattgaaattaatcatttaagtatctcTTATATCCAAAAATACGTCAAAAAAGCTGATAGTTCAAACATAAACTCTGTCTAATTCTAGTCAACGATCGTAAGAAAATAATatgagaaaacaacaatatttttcggaTGAAGTATTAGAAAACAACCATATTTTCAAGAtaccttggtgctactgggcctcaaatatcgagtccgGAACCCAtatgtaaatatttaataattaaatcttgtataattataaaaattaattatttaattttagacGATATGTGGGGCTTTCTCAAGGACCACCCTCTCCATCCCCGTATAGTCAGACGCCTCCAGGATACGGGTTTTTATAGGATTGTGGAGATCGACCGGCTGCAGCTGGATTGGTCGTTGATCACGGctctgatagagcggtggcgaccggagacgcacacattcCATTTGCCCAGTGGCGAGTCCACTATCATGCTTCAGGACGTGGAGGTCCTGTATGGGCTGCCCCGTTGATGGACACCATGTTTCTTTGACGAATTCCATTAGAGAGTATACGGGTTTGCACTACATGGAGATGCTGCAGCGGCTCACCGGTTTCCAGCCACGGATGAGACTGCATTGATTGGGGCTAGTCATTTGCAGTTGACGCCCGTCTGACAACATTTGGAGGCATTGCATGATGACATCACACATGATACACCGGAGCTTCATATTCACCGGtactaatgaaaatacatgacacgaaaaatataaagataaaatactaacGTAGTTGGTTggcactataggtgtttaagtatgcagcaacTTTTCATTGGtagtggcataaattcaacacctctTTCCATCAATAACGATGCAGCTCTAGCcttttcaacaaacctctctatcatctgcttgaatgacatctGCACTATGGTAGTGACAGGCAATCCTCGTGCAGActttaataacccgttgaaagactctgacacatttgtagtcagaattccccatcttctgCCACTATCCGCATGCAATGTCTACTTGTCAAGCtgatgtcgcatcaaccaacgataggctctctcgtcttcctgcctgatagattccatgtgcctcctgaatttacactcttaGTGTcctgttgcagccatccacattaaatcatgcaaatctttgttgggatatgccttctggaaattggccttcaggtgcctcacacagtaacggtggtaggcatatGGTTCTTTCCATGCAAGCAAATTCTCTAcaaaacttaaaataccaccatgccgatcagatattagacaaatacctgaatgatgtttgacaacgtgctctttcaagtggttcacAAATAGTGTctacgtctcttggctttcattggcacaaatagcaaaatttaaggaaaatatacttccattagcatctactgcaacggcaatcaacaacttaatatcatactttccatagataTGAGTGCTGTCTCTGGATATTATTGGCCGGCAATAcagaaaaccatcaattgctggtttaaatgcctaGAACATATATTTGAATATATGTTCTGGTATtttcggactccgctcaagcttccattcaacaacagtcccggggttaaaatGTTACAATACAGCCATGTACTTGGGTAGAGATGCAAAGgatttcaaacgcacgtttgcgcccgagaaatgcctttcttttggtaatggtgacccatattcctggtggacggaTGTTATACCCTATTTGCAATGTGTGgattcaagacaagagaaatcaagtcaacattcaagttaaaatgattcccgttgaatgtgtccatttcacaattgtgagtgccaatgtatttacccacaacccacatatttgttttctttttcctcgcacgcagcatccaatTACAACCCGTAAATAGTATAcgacaaataaccttgtataTTTCTGGAGATGACTCGCGTACCgtgatctcacgacactcttttatgaTGTACATTAGCACCGCCTTGGCTAAGCGCGCTTTATTgggaaaaagcatgccctttgacagCATCTTTGCTCTAGATTTATCCCATATTGCTGTCTGAATTTTATcaatatcccttgtgagggcatccacatctggcatacttggcaaatgatcaaggtagggaatctcccttgaatgaaacgacacgtGGGACTCGCatactcttggtctaacggggggtggagcatgctccctcgtcaaatcaggtccaGCATTCtattcctcctcatcatcaccctcatcagggaagggtatATTATCTCCGgactcatcggcattgttgtcataatcactattctcttcctgactctgtgcatctgtcagatcccgattaaatatgtcatcttcgggcaattgagtcaGGACATGAcgttcaagttgctcgttttcactgcacatccaacaaaataatgagttacttaaattgataaatactttacatatagctatatcacttcacttacaaatcgTAATATGTTGACATCCCGTGATGGACATTATCctattggtgatgactcccggatggaccaccatgatccaacacaccagaacTACACATATTCCAACCGAGcattggttcataacttgtaaaatttatatctggccggtaccccctgtggaatatatgagtattaatacaaattcaatacagcaaaaataaacatcgtaacacaaagaaaaattgaagcttaccactcgtcttgtggattatgtaaagtaggagagaaattatttttccgctcctcattcgcccgtggagataagtttagatcaggccaaactctttcatccggaatctgttcggctaaaactgctcGAAAATAACCATCGGATAACTGAGGAATATCCCTGATTTGCGCAACCTTATTATTGTgaacgtcttcaaccttgacATACATTTCCAATATTTGTATCACAAGAAATTTTCGGTATTCATCGGGAGTCCTCAAAATAAActctcagagtttcatcgtcctcgatgttaaactcagcataacaagcaaccccttgcgaagtgacagaatacggatatcttcaggttactttaaggttcaccgaacgtttgctcatactcatttttttatataacaacgataccaacttatcgtactccattgtaagtggcaacttaatatgacactgtggagataaactaatTTATTCGCCACCACAATACCCTCCCCcctataatgaaacccttacttttcACTCTttagacattatgacaaaatgcaaaacaacttaaCGAAGAAATATTTCAGAAGAATTGAGAATATTTATGAATGGATTTTTAGAAAATTCTTAACCTCCTTAAATAGGGAAAAAACCAGTCCGGGGGTACAATTGTTTTAGGTATAGCGCCTTAAATAAGGGCTCTATACCCAGTTGAATTATTATTATGTCAGTTAAGCCCAGAagaattattggtgggcccacaaaatatgtatagcgcggtaatAAAAGGTGCTATACCACCCGTCTTTTCAAATTCACATATAATGCCCTTTTAAAtggcgctatactttaacgggCAAACGactgttaaggtatagcgccctttaaaagggcgttatatatattttggttaCCATCTTTTTTTCCACACATTACGGTCATTTGAGTCCAAAAGagccacattttggttccggactctaaAAAATGGCGACTAGATATTTCGCTATTTTGTTCGAAAATATTGACCATCAAATCAAACTGTCAGGAGTTGTTTTATGAGAGTTTTTACTGTATATACCATAAGACAAACTATTTTACCCCGTTTAACTGAAGTTTACTACTTATCAAAGCTAACTAGGATTTTTTTTCAATGTGTATATATTTTTCCCTTAAAAAGCTCTTAAACCTTGattagtgccttcaattaagAGATTCAGTTAcacaattttttctttttcctttctctttctcCTCTCTCCCTGTTCCTCTGCACCTCCTATTCCCTAACCCCAGTCATCTTCTTCGCATAAAATCGACTTCAAAATTTCTGACTCAGGCCCTAACAACTCAGATTCAATCGCCTCCAAACTTCAAATTCAACTTTGAATTCGTGTTTCCAACAATAATTTATGTTACCTAGTTAATTTCTCACACAAATGTTAGATCTTGAATGAAATCAAATTTCTCAGTAGTGCGACGATGGCGCTTTCAATGGTGAAACTCAAAATTATTCCACCTCAAATATTTCAATTCCGATTAATATCCAAGTTTTCTGTTTAAAAAAACATGAATCAATGCAAATGAACCGATTTGAAATTCATTCTCTATTCTTCCTTCTTTAGCAAAtagaacaagaaaagaagaatgTATTGTACAACAACGTACAAATTAAATATAAATTTCATAAAATTTTAATGCAATTTGGTACATATACAACAACACCATACAAATTTGATACATTTACAGTAACATACAAATTAAATATAAATTTCATATAATTAATCATATagtatacaacttatttacaacatatatataactaATCATAAAATATGCTTACGACTTTAATACAACTACaataaaatataacttaaatataatttttatatatttttcatacAATATATCTATGTATGTATTTTGTACGTGATTTGTAtatggtgtgttcttcttcctccttaACTTTTGTTTagcctcaaaatcggataacaattgaatttgtacatGGTTTTAAGGATAAGTGATCTAatttgatataaaacgataaaTTAGATTGAATTTGAAATAAGAACTgggaaagtaaatgcaaaccataCAAGTTGAATACTCTTAGCCTTGGAAGATTAGCCACCAAGTTGAACAGTCTTAGCCTTGGAAGGTTAACCATCCTTGAGCCGAAAGAGTTTTTATCGATATCAGAATGGAATGACTAGAGACTAATAAGaactaaaaataacaatatattGCTTTTGGATGCGTGTTACCATGCCCTTTACAagtaatcagaccccctttatatagtagtggAGTTCtattttaggtacaattctataaaaggtaaaaatctcctgGTTTGCTGATTTGCTAGTTCCCTATcaatacgtgccgagatttccgccgtgatatctgaccggttacggatatttcggccttctgttATTCCAGTCTTCTGTTGATTACATCGACAATATTTTCTTGAGCTTACTCAGGGTCAAGGTCGATTCCGGGATCATGGACTTAATGTTATTGAGGACGGACATTCTGACCTCGTGTTCTGGTTCGACAAGACTCAGGGTCGATCTTCAACCCTTCGTGTTCCGAGTCCGATATGTCATGTGATAATCGAACCCGATTTCGGCCGTATACAACTTTCAATCTGAATGCCAACTAAAACCAACTCTAGTTCATATGTCCTCTCCTCTCTCCCTCTTTCTTTGCTGCCTCCCTTCTATACTTCTAATTCTTTTTTCTATCGCCGACTTAAGCTATGGTGATTAAAGATTTTGGGCCGACTTTTTTAGAATTTGTTGCTGTTTTTTGAATGGTTTTAATGGTGGATTTTTTTATAATTTGGCATGAGATTTGGGGTTCACAGTAGGAAGAGAAGAAATAAGGAaacaagttttttaaaaaaagagagaagaagaacAGAAATCATGTATATCGGAAAAATTGATAGTAAAAGAGGGAAAAGGCGTCGGCGTTGTCGTTGTGGTTGAGGTTGACGATAGGTTTTCTCAAAAAAGGATTTTGGGTCATTGGTTACGTTGGGGGATTGGGATAAGCTACCTATGTGGGGATAACTGATGCGTGTATCAGTTATTCCCTATTAAATGTCTAATATTAAGgtatttttatttataactaatttgtacatattattagtaaattatatattaaattataattaagTTAAAACCTCTAGTGAGagtaaataaatttataatataatataattaggTAAAAATTCCTTATTATATTATGCAATTTTTTATGGCGGTGAAAAAACTAAAAGCTTAGCaactttataataaaaaaaatattaagagctaatatttgttgtattttatgAGTTCAGCTAATAGTAACAAAATGTTTTGGGACGCCAAACTGAGTAGTTTTGTCAAGATAATTATGGACAGCTGAAGCCAGTTTTAAAGTTTATTCAAGAATAATTGATCTAAATAGTCATCCACTCAATCATTCTAAATAAAAATAACTGACGATTATACATATACAAAAGATCTTTCTCTATTTCACACATCAAGATAACTGTTATTTCCTTAGTTTTCACACGTAATTAGTCATACGTAATAAGTGGAGAGGGATGAGATTTCATTGAACTATTGTGAAATTCAAATCAGATTCATATTAAATGAACAATAAATaactttttatttaattttcttttctaaTAAAATTTCTCACTTGATTTGGTATAAATGTGAATCTCTTACTGCAATGTTTCTTGATTTTATTATATATTCTTATTAAATCTGTTGTATACATATTTAATTTGACAATATATTGTACAGTTAAATTTGAGTTCTTATAAatgcattttttttgttttatgtgTAAATTTGATAGTAGACGGCTATGAACAATGAAactttatttgatttctataGCTACGCTaaattttggttattaaatcttttttatttaaatatgtaGGATTCCTAATTTGCAACTACATTGTACCTTTAACTTATGACAACTTTATTGTTTCCTTATATTCATCTATACCTTTATGTTAAGTTTTATATAATGAAGTTAATTACTTTTTATGCAAGTCAAGGTCTCCTATTCATACTAAGTagacgtttggacataagaattgtaaaattttaaaataggggaaaaaaattttcaagtgaaaatggtatttgaaatttagggttatgtttggacataaatataattttgggttatttttgaagttttgtgagtgatttgagtgaaaattttgaaaaatagttttttggagtatttaaaattttcgaaaattttcaaaatgcatcttcaaatgaaaattgaaaattttatgaacaaacgctgatttagaaaaaaaataaaaaatttttgaaaaaaaaagaaaaatttcttatgtccacaCGGGCTCTAAGTTATCTTGCAAAGTAGAAAACCCATTATATGAAGGAGACCTGTTTTCGTTGGCATCGTTTTTTCACATTTCAATGAGTGAAGCCAAGGTAATTTGCTAGAAATTAATTCGTATTACGATCCATGCTACCATTTCATCACTTTCGTTCAACAAATTGTCATTGATATTGCACGTTGTACAACATATGTAGTACATAGTTTTATtcgttttctatttttttgtctaATTTAAtaactattttaatttttttgaacaaGATAAATCCTTAGATAACATAAAAGCAGAAGTGGTGCATGTCAGTTCAACAATAATCGCTAGCTTAATGTCATTACTACTATATACAAATTCTTCAACCATGTCCTATGTCAGTTGGGAATATCCTTTATCATGTTTGGAAAATATCCAAACACCATCGCTGCAAATTTataaaaaagttcactttagCCACATATATGAGCAACGTAACATTTGGTAATTTAAAAtccattaaaattttaatttttatttgagtaatgtaattttattttttccatgttatagaaaaatattttacacttgggaggagttaatattaactattaaaaatgaatcaacaaaaaattaaattgGTTCTTTTAATGTtgagaataaataattaaattcttaaattaattatttattaattattagcAAAAAACTCAATTCAATTATACTCCAAATTCATCAACTaagtaaaaatattttcaagtTGACAAAACTCATAAACTACATAAATTTATGTTGATAAGAATAATATGGCGGTAAAAGAAACTAGACAAAAGAGCGAGACTTGAAGCAGTAAGGATGAAACATTGGAAGATGACATAttaattgttatttatttttttccttttctgcaTACATTTCATTATCGTCCACTATACAGAATTACACTGtgtatattgttattattgttgttgcataTATTCCAATGAcattttcctatatttttttacatattaatttatttatcttAAACTATTAACTCAATAATATTAGTCATTTTTAAATCTTATATAGTCAATACTATATTCTCGAATCACTAAAAGaccaagaaaaaatattttaatttgtgttatttgataaatctttgaaaaattgtgataatttttttttgtgactTTTTACTTTTCTCATAGAAATACTTATAATTTTTATAAGATATTCCCACGGAAGTAGTGAGAATCACCGTATAACTTCTAAGAACTTTTGTAGGACATGATTTTATTCGTTATAGTGCTAGCTAAATGTGATTCATTATTTTCAAGCTTATACTTtttaaagtttttattttataactcaaacatattttttaatatattttatttaattttataaaactatgtatcaattaatatgggtacaCATGTAAAGCGCGTACCTTAAGACTAGTAtagatatataatttatgtaaattatatatatatttatatatgatCAATGTCTTATTATCTATATATACTAGCTATGAAAGGTAAATGGTGAATTCGACTAGTTATTTGCGTAAAAATCCTTTTTCAACCAAAAAGAATGGGCTTTTGATGTGGTTTGATTCTGTTTAGGCCTATATCTATATGGGCCTGGAGGGTTTCCACAGTTAAAACTGAATCAAAGCCGTCCGCTAGAGAATCATACGGCTAAAATGCAATCTGCTGCGAGTGCGCTCTTTGGAGTATATATAAATGGAGATAGAGCAGAGAGAAgatgaggaaaaagaagaaaccccCACCCACTCCACCCTTTCCAATTTCATCATACTCAAAGACAGAGTTTTTTCTTAGAAAGAAACAGTCTCAGGAAAAAACACTTGTTCAAACTCAAGAACTGATCCGAACTTGATAGCCATATAGACCAAGAAAGAGAAGAATTTggtgctggaattttctgattttCATAAAAAAGTTTCACTTGTTGGGGAAacccattttcagattttatttctGATGAAAAATCTGCAAATTTGAGGTATAtttgttttcatctttttcttatCTTATACCATgttcaaccccccccccccccccctccaattctcttttatttcagcCCTCAAAACCTCATTTTGTGGTTTGTATTTTCAAGGATTTGGCGGAGGATTTCCTGTATCAAACAGAGATCTTGAGGTAACTAGATGTTTGTTCTGTATCTCTTCCCGTTTACTTTTTGTATCTGAAGAAAGTCTAAATAATGTTTTTTTGAAAGGGAGGATGGAGAAGGAAGAGAAGAATGAGGAAACAGAAGTATTCTGTTTGCAGTGGGGAAGTAGAAAGAGACTCCGATGTGTGAGAGTCAGAGGACCCCAACCTTGCAGATTTCGCCGCAAAATATCATCATCTCATTTCGCCACAACTAAAGACACCCTTTTCCCTCTTACCCCTCTTCGTCTTACCAGGTTTGTCAATTCTCTCTGAGAAAATCTGGAAACAGAGAGAAGGGAAGGGAAATCGTTTTTTTTCACTTTTGGGTACCGGAGAAAATGGAAACTGTTGGTGCCAAAATTTTGTCAACTGGGAAATACAGAAATGTTTCTTTTTTGTATCTATACCAATTGGGAACTCAATTTTAAATATCTGgaaaattttcttcttcaagttcgtaaattttctgaaaattttcgagAAACTGGAAAGAAAATCTATCTTCTCTCctcattttttccttttggtTACCCAAAAAGATATAAATATTTGGTGAAAAATTTTCAGTAAATTGGGAAATCTGCACAGTTTTTGCAACTTTTTTCTATCCCAATCTGGAAAATTTCCTGTTTCCTTCACATTTTACTGAAAAAAAACTCTCCGGAGAGAAAGCGCGTAGTACaaacattttcaatatttttctttccttatttgggtCCCGAGGAATTTTCAAAATCTTGCTGAAAAATGGTCAGTGCGGAATTAAGGAAAGTTTCCTTCTTTTTTAGATCCCAAATAGGAAAATAAAAAACTTTAAGCGGAGGTCTGCAAAATTTTTCGTTCATTTTCCTTAATAACTTTTTGGGATTGTGTTTTGGTAACAGGAATTCAGAATCGGCGATGCTTAGATCGGAGGCAAGAAAATCTTCTTCACCGGAGAAAGAGGAAAGGTGTTACACAACAAGAGGGTCAGCGGAGGAGAACGGCAAAATTCTGGTGGATAGCGCTGCAGTAAGTGGCGGCGAGAATAACATAGTTTGGCCAAAGTTGTATATAAGTTTGTCAagcaaagagaaagaagaagatttCATGGCTATGAAAGGTTGTAAACTTCCTCAAAGACCTAAGAAGAGGGCTAAACTTATTCAAAGAACTTTACTTGTAAGTCCCCTTCTTTATGAGattctttttttccctttattATATGGGTTGGGTAAAGACTGAATCTTATTGTTTCATCGTCGGCGCCGGCGCCGGAAAATGGAACAGTTGGTGAGTCCGGGAGCATGGTTGTCGGATATGTCTTTAGAGAGGTATGAAGTCAGAGAGAAGAAGACTTCCAAAAAGGTACCAAAGTAGGACttcttattttcttcacttttgctttatcttcttcttttttgtgtgttttggggttTGCCTcagtttttcctcttttcttttcggtgctcttttacctcttttattgacgtttaaaaaaaaaaaacttttcccTTCATTTTgttaaaacaattttttttttttttttttttgtgtgtgtgtatgtttATTGGTATTGGTTTATTTATATGGTGGTTTTGGTGCAGAGACCAAGAGGGTTGAAAGCCATGGGCAGCGTAGAGAGCGATTCCGAATGACGAAGGCTCAATATGAACTGGCT
This DNA window, taken from Nicotiana tabacum cultivar K326 chromosome 4, ASM71507v2, whole genome shotgun sequence, encodes the following:
- the LOC107819639 gene encoding uncharacterized protein LOC107819639 isoform X2; its protein translation is MEKEEKNEETEVFCLQWGSRKRLRCVRVRGPQPCRFRRKISSSHFATTKDTLFPLTPLRLTRNSESAMLRSEARKSSSPEKEERCYTTRGSAEENGKILVDSAAVSGGENNIVWPKLYISLSSKEKEEDFMAMKGCKLPQRPKKRAKLIQRTLLLVSPGAWLSDMSLERYEVREKKTSKKVPKDQEG
- the LOC107819639 gene encoding uncharacterized protein LOC107819639 isoform X1, with product MEKEEKNEETEVFCLQWGSRKRLRCVRVRGPQPCRFRRKISSSHFATTKDTLFPLTPLRLTRNSESAMLRSEARKSSSPEKEERCYTTRGSAEENGKILVDSAAVSGGENNIVWPKLYISLSSKEKEEDFMAMKGCKLPQRPKKRAKLIQRTLLLVSPGAWLSDMSLERYEVREKKTSKKRPRGLKAMGSVESDSE